In the Rhizobium sp. SSA_523 genome, TGAGGAAACGCTCCCCCATCATGCGCATGTCATAGGCCATCCATGGCGGCATGAACTGCTTGAGGTTGGTCTCGAAAGCCTGCGTGTCGTCGCCGGCATACTGGATCTGGCGGCCAAGGCCATCCGTCCAGATCCCGGCAATCTGCGCGCCCGTCAGGCTGTCCGGACCGACGAGATTGATGCGGTCGATGGGCAGCGGCTCCGGCGATTGCTCGCGGCGCAGCAGTTCCAGCGCCGCGATCTCGGCAATGTCGCGCACGTCGATCATCGCCAGTCCCTTATTGCCGACCGGCATGGGGTAGACGCCATAGGCGGTGATGGTGTCCTTGATCATCAGGTCGTTCTGAATGAAATAGGCCGGGCGCAGAATGGTCGCCTTCATTCCCATCTGCTCGATCATCCGCTCCACGGCGAACTTGCCGGCAAAATGGGGAACGTTGACATAGACATCGGCGTGGATCACCGAGAGATAGACGA is a window encoding:
- a CDS encoding SDR family oxidoreductase gives rise to the protein MTILVTGATGNIGSQVVQHLVAHGADVRALVRDPSKARFPAGVSLAEGDFLDIESLRRALDGVSTLFLLNAVVPDEFTQALVALNLARAAGIERIVYLSVIHADVYVNVPHFAGKFAVERMIEQMGMKATILRPAYFIQNDLMIKDTITAYGVYPMPVGNKGLAMIDVRDIAEIAALELLRREQSPEPLPIDRINLVGPDSLTGAQIAGIWTDGLGRQIQYAGDDTQAFETNLKQFMPPWMAYDMRMMGERFLTDGMLPEAGDADRLTRLLGRPLRSYRGFVEETLASA